A portion of the Tautonia marina genome contains these proteins:
- a CDS encoding alpha/beta hydrolase family esterase — MLAPIWSDAPKGFVPGSAVDREVTVGEEERSFRLYVPSEWSRPAPALFVFHGEGGTPDTIQNYAKLDPLAEDRGFVVIYPKGEGRNWNYDPGAPIVRSRGLASFSSRNGLNPDMDRRFDDVAMVRTIVEKLAAEGLIDASRVFATGISSGAMFCHRLAADASDVVAGVAPVSGAMTDVVANRFDPPQPVSLMAIIGEDDPLMPVQGGPIAGLLPQDRGRVAPADETIAAYLEANGISGEPCVERLPDRPEDDGTTTRVYAYPPGENGALVEIYRIEGAGHNWPGKPSNYHVEMVGKTSQDFDGSEAVMSFFERCPPKPGVPYGPELGGQ; from the coding sequence ATGCTGGCACCGATTTGGTCGGACGCTCCGAAGGGGTTCGTGCCCGGTTCGGCAGTGGACCGGGAGGTGACGGTGGGGGAGGAGGAACGATCCTTCCGCCTCTACGTTCCCTCGGAGTGGTCGCGTCCTGCTCCGGCGCTCTTCGTCTTCCATGGCGAAGGTGGCACCCCGGACACCATTCAGAATTACGCGAAACTCGACCCGCTGGCCGAGGATCGCGGTTTTGTCGTGATCTACCCGAAGGGTGAGGGAAGGAACTGGAACTACGACCCTGGGGCTCCGATCGTCCGGAGCCGAGGGCTGGCCTCGTTCTCGTCTCGGAACGGCTTGAACCCGGACATGGATCGCCGCTTCGATGACGTGGCGATGGTTCGGACGATCGTGGAAAAACTGGCGGCCGAGGGGCTGATTGATGCCTCTCGGGTGTTCGCGACCGGAATTTCCAGCGGAGCGATGTTCTGCCATCGACTCGCGGCCGATGCCTCGGACGTGGTGGCGGGCGTGGCGCCGGTTTCCGGAGCGATGACCGACGTGGTCGCCAACCGCTTTGATCCCCCGCAACCGGTCTCGTTAATGGCGATTATCGGCGAGGATGACCCCTTGATGCCCGTGCAGGGGGGACCGATCGCCGGCTTGCTGCCGCAGGACCGAGGACGGGTCGCTCCGGCCGACGAGACCATTGCCGCCTACCTGGAAGCCAACGGAATTTCCGGTGAACCGTGCGTCGAGCGTCTGCCTGATCGCCCGGAAGACGATGGGACAACGACCCGCGTTTATGCCTACCCGCCGGGCGAGAACGGGGCGCTCGTCGAGATCTACCGAATCGAAGGGGCCGGCCACAACTGGCCGGGGAAGCCGTCGAACTATCACGTCGAAATGGTTGGGAAGACCAGCCAGGACTTCGACGGAAGTGAGGCCGTCATGTCGTTCTTCGAACGCTGCCCGCCCAAGCCGGGCGTACCGTACGGGCCTGAACTCGGTGGCCAGTAA